The DNA region GCAACGCTTGTGGTGACGATCCGGGTGCTGGCGCTGTGGCGGCGGTGGAACGCGCCGGTCGCCCGCGGCGTGTCCGACGAACTCTCAGGCGGATCTCAGCAGGGCAGGGAACACTGACGACATGCGCATTCTCGTAGTCGACGACGATCGGGCCGTGCGCGAGTCCCTCCGGCGGTCGCTGCAGTTCAACGGCTACCAGGTAGACCTCGCCAGCGACGGCCAGCAGGCACTGGAGTCGGTGCTCGGCACCGAGAGTGGCGGCGCCCGCCCGGACGCGATGGTCTTGGACGTCATGATGCCCAGGCTCGACGGCCTGGAGGTGTGCAGGCGCCTGCGCGGCGTCGGCGACGACCTGCCGATCCTCGTGCTCACCGCGCGCGACCTGGTCTCCGACCGGGTCGCCGGGCTCGACGCGGGCGCCGACGACTACCTGCCCAAGCCGTTCGCGCTGGAGGAGCTGCTGGCCAGGCTGCGCGCGCTGCTGCGCCGCGCCACCCCGGAGGTCCCCGGCGCGGGCGACGTCGCCGCGCTGCGCTTCGCCGACCTGGAGATGGACCTCGGCACCCGCGACGTGCGCCGGGGCGAGCGCGCGATCAGCCTCACCCGCACCGAGTTCGCCCTGCTGGAGCTGCTGCTGTCGCACCCCAAGCAGGTGCTCACCCGCGGCCGCATCCTCGAAGAGGTCTGGGGCTACGACTTCCCGACCTCGGGCAACGCGCTGGAGGTCTACGTCGGCTACCTGCGGCGCAAGACCGAGGCCGAGGGTGAGACCCGGCTGATCCACACCGTGCGCGGGGTCGGCTACGTCATGCGGGAGACGCCTCCCTGATGACCTACGGCACCACGGCCGAACCGCAGGCGACACCCCAGCGCGTCTCTTTGCGCACCCGAATCACCTTGCTGGCGGCGATGTGTGTCGGCGGAGCGGTGGCGCTCGTCTCCCTCGGCGCGTACATCACGGTCTATCGCGGGCTCTACCAGCAGGTCGACGACAGCCTGCTCGCGCGTGCGGACGCGCTGGTCGACAACACCCAGGTCGTCAGCCAGGGTCGCACCGAGATCCCGAGCTTCTTCCTGGAGCTCTCGGACATCAAGTTCGACGTCATTGACGACAGCGGCGCCTCGGCGTTCGACCGCCCGGTCGAGCGGCCCCCGATCGGCGACGACGAGCTCAAGGTCGCCTCGGGCGCGCGGACCACCTCCTTCCGCACCGACGAGGCCAGCGACACCCGCGTCCTCGCGGTGAAGTACCCGTTCTTCAGCAAGCCGACCGCGCTGGTGCTGGCCCAGCCGCTGGAGTCGACCAAGAGCACGCTGGCCAAGCTCGCCGTCGTGCTCATCGTGATCGGCGGCTCCGGGATCATCGTGGCCGCCATCGCCGGGACGGCGGTCGCGCGGGGCAGTCTCAGACCGGTCCAGCGGCTCACCGCCGCGGCCGAGCGGGTCACCTACACGGGTGATCTTCGGCCGATCCCGGTCGCGGGCGACGACGAGCTGTCCCGCCTCACGCAGAGCTTCAACGCCATGCTCGGCGCCGTCGCCGAGTCTCAGGAGCGACAGCGAAGACTCGTCGCGGACGCGGGTCACGAGTTGCGCACCCCGCTGACCTCGCTGCGCACCAACCTCGAACTCATGCTGGCCTCCGAGGCCCCCGGCGCGCCAACGCTGTCCGCGCGCGACCGGGTGGAGATCCACGACGACCTGCGCGCCCAGCTCGACGAGTTGACCCAGCTCATCGGCGACCTGGTCGAACTCGCCCGCGAGGACGCCGCGCCGCTGGTGCAGGACCACGTCGAACTGGTCGAGGTCGTGGAAGCCGCGCTCGACCGGGCCCGCAGGCGCGCGGGCGACATCGTCTTCGACGTCCGGCTGCACCCCTGGCACCTGGTCGGCCACGCCGCCTCGCTGGAGCGGGCCGTGCTCAACCTGCTCGACAACGCGGTGAAGTTCAGCCCGCCCAGCGGCACGGTCCGGGTCGACCTGCGGCCCACCGGCGACGGCTACGCGTTCCTGCAGGTCGCCGACGCGGGGCCCGGCATCAGCGACGCCGACCTGCCGCACGTTTTCGACCGGTTCTACCGCTCGCAGGAGGCGCGCACGCTGCCCGGCTCCGGGCTGGGCCTGGCGATCGTCAAGCAGGCCGCCGAACGGCACGGCGGGTCGGTGTTCGCCAGCCGCTCGGCCGATGGCGGCGCGCTGATGGCGATGCGCCTGCCGGGCAGCTCCGAGTAGTTCTCAGACGCCCTCTAACAAAATCAAGCGTTGGACCTTGTAGAATTCTGTTGTGCTCGCACGTCAGCGCCAGGAGCTGATCCTCGACGAGATCCGCCGCACCGGGGCGGTTCAGGTGCACGCCCTGGTCACGCGGCTGGGCGTGTCCGACATGACCGTCCGGCGGGATCTCGACGTGCTCGCCAAGCGCGGCCTGCTGGAGAAGGTGCACGGCGGCGCCACCTCGGTGGTCGGCCGCAGCACCGACGAGCCGGGCTTCGAGGCCAAGTCCGTCCGCGCGCTGCCGGAGAAGGAAGCCGTGTCCGCGCGCGCGGCCGGGCTGATCCGGCCAGGGACCGCCATCGGGATCTCGGCGGGCACCACCACCTGGACCTTCGCCCGCTTCCTCGCCGACGTGCCCGACCTGACCGTGGTCACCAACTCCATCCCGGTCGCCGACGTGCTGCGCCAGGACGGGAGGCCCGACCGGACCGTCGTGCTGACCGGCGGTGTGCGCACCCCGTCGGACGCCCTTGTCGGCCCGGTCGCGGTGCAGGCGCTGCGGTCGCTACACCTGGACGTGGTGTTCCTCGGCGTCCACGGCATGTCCGAACGCGCGGGGTTCACCACACCCAACCTGGACGAATGCGAGACCGACCGCGCCCTGGTCGAGGCGGGCGGGCGGCTGGTCGTGCTGGCCGACCACACCAAGTGGGGCGTCATCGGCATCTCCACGATCGCCGACCTCGCCGAGGCCGACGTCCTGGTCACCGACGATGGCATCGCGCCGGAGGCACATCAGGTGCTGGCCGAGCAGGTCGGCGAACTGGTCATCGCGAGCGTGCCGAGCCCGGCCGCCGCCGGTGGTGAGGGGTGAGGCGGACCGAACGCGGGCTCGCCGACGGTCGGAAGATCTGGTACTTCGATGACACATCGGTCGTCGAGCGCACCGCGGTCGACTCGCGCGACCTCCCGACCGCGGTGAACCGCTCCCAGATTCGCCGCGACCCGCTGACCGGCGAGTGGGTGGCCATCGCCGCGCACCGGCAGACCCGCACCTACAAGCCGCCCGCCGGGCTGTGTCCCTTGTGTCCGTCCACTCCGGGCACGCCGACGGAGATCCCCGAGCCGGGCTACGACGTGGTGGTTTTTGAGAACCGGTTCCCCTCTTTCGCGCAGAACGCGGCGGCGTCGTCCGCGTCGGGGCTGGTGCCCGCGGCCCCGGGGATCGGCCGCTGCGAGGTCGTCTGCTTCACCGACGACCACTCGATGTCCTTCGGGGACCTGCCGGTCAGCCGGATCCGCACCGTGGTCGACGTCTGGGCCGACCGCACCACCGCGCTGGGCGCGCTGCCCGGTGTCGAACAGGTCTTCCCGTTCGAGAACCGCGGCGACGAGATCGGCGTGACGCTGAGCCACCCGCACGGCCAGATCTACGGCTACCCCTTCGTCACTCCGCGCACCGACCGGATGCTGCGCGTGGCCGCCGACCACCGCGCCGAGCACGGCAGGCACGTCATGGCCGACGTCCTGACCGCGGAACGGTCCGAGGGCACCCGGGTACTGGTGGACTCCGCGCACTGGACGGCGTTCGTCCCCGCGGCGGCGCGGTGGCCGGTCGAGGTGCACCTGGTGCCGCACCGCCAGGTCCCGGACCTGCCCGCGCTGACGC from Alloactinosynnema sp. L-07 includes:
- a CDS encoding HAMP domain-containing sensor histidine kinase, which gives rise to MTYGTTAEPQATPQRVSLRTRITLLAAMCVGGAVALVSLGAYITVYRGLYQQVDDSLLARADALVDNTQVVSQGRTEIPSFFLELSDIKFDVIDDSGASAFDRPVERPPIGDDELKVASGARTTSFRTDEASDTRVLAVKYPFFSKPTALVLAQPLESTKSTLAKLAVVLIVIGGSGIIVAAIAGTAVARGSLRPVQRLTAAAERVTYTGDLRPIPVAGDDELSRLTQSFNAMLGAVAESQERQRRLVADAGHELRTPLTSLRTNLELMLASEAPGAPTLSARDRVEIHDDLRAQLDELTQLIGDLVELAREDAAPLVQDHVELVEVVEAALDRARRRAGDIVFDVRLHPWHLVGHAASLERAVLNLLDNAVKFSPPSGTVRVDLRPTGDGYAFLQVADAGPGISDADLPHVFDRFYRSQEARTLPGSGLGLAIVKQAAERHGGSVFASRSADGGALMAMRLPGSSE
- a CDS encoding response regulator transcription factor, with translation MRILVVDDDRAVRESLRRSLQFNGYQVDLASDGQQALESVLGTESGGARPDAMVLDVMMPRLDGLEVCRRLRGVGDDLPILVLTARDLVSDRVAGLDAGADDYLPKPFALEELLARLRALLRRATPEVPGAGDVAALRFADLEMDLGTRDVRRGERAISLTRTEFALLELLLSHPKQVLTRGRILEEVWGYDFPTSGNALEVYVGYLRRKTEAEGETRLIHTVRGVGYVMRETPP
- a CDS encoding DeoR/GlpR family DNA-binding transcription regulator, with translation MLARQRQELILDEIRRTGAVQVHALVTRLGVSDMTVRRDLDVLAKRGLLEKVHGGATSVVGRSTDEPGFEAKSVRALPEKEAVSARAAGLIRPGTAIGISAGTTTWTFARFLADVPDLTVVTNSIPVADVLRQDGRPDRTVVLTGGVRTPSDALVGPVAVQALRSLHLDVVFLGVHGMSERAGFTTPNLDECETDRALVEAGGRLVVLADHTKWGVIGISTIADLAEADVLVTDDGIAPEAHQVLAEQVGELVIASVPSPAAAGGEG
- the galT gene encoding galactose-1-phosphate uridylyltransferase: MRRTERGLADGRKIWYFDDTSVVERTAVDSRDLPTAVNRSQIRRDPLTGEWVAIAAHRQTRTYKPPAGLCPLCPSTPGTPTEIPEPGYDVVVFENRFPSFAQNAAASSASGLVPAAPGIGRCEVVCFTDDHSMSFGDLPVSRIRTVVDVWADRTTALGALPGVEQVFPFENRGDEIGVTLSHPHGQIYGYPFVTPRTDRMLRVAADHRAEHGRHVMADVLTAERSEGTRVLVDSAHWTAFVPAAARWPVEVHLVPHRQVPDLPALTPAERDDFAEVYRTVLGMLDGLYERELPYIAAWHQAPVHRDRDLAWLHLEVFSVLRTADKVKYLAGSESAMGVWINDVTPEDLAVRLTSSRPSHRTVSGASQ